From a single Nicotiana tomentosiformis chromosome 2, ASM39032v3, whole genome shotgun sequence genomic region:
- the LOC104104582 gene encoding AAA-ATPase At5g17760-like, whose amino-acid sequence MVNFSGLPSPLSIFSAYASMSASIMLFQTMLNQVLPLQAQDYIFSKIRHYFKPLSSTITLVIEERDGMSSNEIYEAAEIYLYHKITPEIDLFKLSKRPKEKKLRVNFAKSWKTTDIFEGVEVIWRFVSEECKKTLTFPGHGDFENDILASEKRHFELCFDKKYKDKVLNCYVPLVLREANVIKAEKKVVKLHTLGSSSSYSSAQFWDSINFEHPSTFDTLAMDAGLKKAIIEDLDRFLRRKEFYKKVGKVWKRGYLLYGPPGTGKSSLIAAMANYLKFDIFDLELANVKRDSDLKKLLLRTTNKSILVIEDIDCSMELPDRRKTASLSNIHADARPPRDQQQFTLAGLLNFIDGLWSSCGDERVIIFTTNNKDKIDPALLRPGRMDMHIHMSYLTIEGFTVLAKNYFKVHDHQNWHFTEIQQLIESVQVTPAEVAEELMKSDNAKICLERLVKFLKRKRMKNEETEEDGSDVLELFKTKRITSFHNKMN is encoded by the exons ATGGTGAACTTCTCAGGATTGCCTTCACCTTTGTCAATATTCTCAGCCTATGCTTCAATGTCTGCTTCAATTATGCTATTTCAGACAATGCTAAATCAGGTACTTCCCCTTCAAGCTCAAGACTACATTTTCTCAAAAATTCGTCATTATTTTAAGCCTCTTTCATCCACTATTACTCTAGTCATTGAAGAAAGGGATGGCATGTCCAGCAATGAAATCTATGAAGCTGCAGAAATCTATTTGTACCACAAAATCACCCCTGAAATTGACCTTTTCAAACTTAGCAAACGCCCCAAAGAGAAGAAATTACGTGTTAACTTTGCCAAGAGTTGGAAAACTACTGATATTTTTGAAGGAGTAGAGGTTATTTGGAGATTTGTTTCGGAAGAGTGCAAAAAGACTTTAACATTTCCAGGCCATGGGGATTTTGAGAATGATATTTTGGCGTCTGAGAAACGACATTTCGAGCTCTGTTTTGACAAGAAATACAAGGACAAAGTATTGAATTGTTACGTGCCATTGGTACTTAGAGAAGCCAATGTCATAAAAGCTGAGAAGAAAGTTGTCAAGTTGCATACTTtaggttcttcttcttcttattcatcAGCACAATTTTGGGATTCCATCAACTTTGAACACCCTTCCACCTTCGATACTCTCGCGATGGATGCAG GGCTGAAGAAGGCTATAATTGAGGATCTTGACAGGTTTCTAAGAAGAAAAGAATTCTACAAGAAAGTTGGAAAAGTATGGAAAAGAGGGTACTTATTGTATGGACCTCCGGGAACAGGAAAATCAAGTTTGATTGCAGCAATGGCTAATTATTTAAAGTTTGATATTTTTGATTTAGAGTTGGCCAATGTAAAGAGAGACTCAGATTTGAAAAAGCTGTTGTTGAGGACCACAAATAAATCCATACTTGTCATTGAAGATATTGATTGCAGCATGGAGTTGCCTGACAGAAGAAAAACTGCAAGTCTATCAAATATTCATGCTGATGCCCGTCCACCTCGTGACCAACAACAG TTTACACTTGCTGGGCTGCTGAACTTCATAGATGGCCTATGGTCAAGCTGTGGAGATGAGAGAGTTATCATATTTACCACCAACAATAAAGACAAGATTGATCCAGCTCTGTTAAGGCCGGGGCGTATGGATATGCACATCCACATGTCTTATTTAACTATTGAAGGATTTACGGTCTTGGCCAAAAACTATTTCAAAGTGCATGATCATCAAAATTGGCATTTTACAGAAATACAACAGTTGATTGAGAGTGTACAAGTCACCCCTGCAGAAGTTGCTGAGGAACTTATGAAGAGTGACAATGCTAAAATTTGTTTAGAAAGACTAGTAAAATTTCTCAAACGCAAGAGGATGAAGAATGAAGAAACTGAAGAAGATGGAAGTGATGTGTTGGAACTCTTTAAAACAAAACGGATTACAAGTTTTCACAATAAGATGAATTAA